Part of the Deltaproteobacteria bacterium genome is shown below.
CAATCCACCCAACCAAAAGGTAGGCGCCATTTTCGAGTCCCGGAAATTTGTCCAACAGTTTCAGAAAACCCCCGGCCACAAAACGCATCGCAATAATTCCCAGCACGCCGCCCAGATAGATGATCCAGAGTTTGTTCGAAAGGGCGACGGCCGCCAAGATGGAATCAACGGAAAAAGCGATGTCGGTCAATTCCACAACAAGAACAGTTTTCCAAAACCCGAATTTCTTAATCGCTTTCTCTTCGGATTTGAAAGATTTTCTTAGGGTTTGGAAATGCCGTGCCGAAATAAACATCAGATATGCGGCTCCAACAGCCTTGAAATACCATGCGTGAATCAGCCAGCTTACCAACAACAAAGCGATCAGACGAAATAAAAATGCTCCCCAAATGCCGTAACGCAGGGCTTTCTTTCGGCCTTGATCGGGCAGATGTTTGACGAGCACAGCCAAGACCAGTGCGTTATCTGCGGAGAGTAATCCCTCCAAAACAACGAGTGTGCCAATGGTGGCAATATCCTGAAAAAACATGTTTCATTGCCTAACATCCTTGCCCATACTTGCCAAACGGATATTTTTTTGGGATTGTCCCTCTATGTCGCAAAAGATACTTCTCAAACTGGAACAATCGTTAAAAAAATTACAATCAACATGGCCAAAACCTTTTTCGAAAGAAACACAGCATCTTTTTATACAGGCCCAAAAATGTCTTGAAGATTTGCAAAAGCCGGAAAAAACAAACTCAAAAAAAGATCATTATTTTGATTTTCTGGAAACGCTTCATGGGGTTTTAAAAACCCACGATCTTTTATTCTTAAGCAGGCATCTTATTTATCATGTTGTCACCACTGCTGATCTCGCAAAAGCTTTTGGTTCCAAGGAAGAGGCGACGGCCATTTTAACAGAACTGGTTGTGGCTTCTGCAAAGCGGGCGCATTTCGATTCCAAACTGGAAATTCAAATCAAGGAGGTTCGTCTCAGAGAAGGCCCTGCCATTCAGGCCCGCTTTATTTATGCCGTTGATTCTTTGGATGAAGCGGAGCGCCAAAAAATTCTGGAACACTTTTTTCAAGGGACGGGAGATGGTGAAGAGACAAGCGATCTAGCCTTTTGCCGTCAGGCTTTGCGCCGCGCTGGAGGGCAACTTTGGCTTGAGTTTCCGAAGAGCACTCATGTTGCCTTCACTTTTCACTGGCCCGCTTTCGATACTTCCAGTTCGAAGTCGGAGAAAAATTACGGCACTTATAAATACGATATCACTCTGACCGATTTTACAAAAATCCGTCAGCGTTTTGGAATTGTCAGGGCAAAAAAATTGGTTCAGTTGGTGGAGGGATTTGTAAAAGGATTGGTGCGGCATCCGGTTGATATGGTGATGGCTTTTCCGGCGCAGGGAGTAGTCACCGCCATTTATGAATCGCAGGAAGGAGCGGCTTCATCCGTTTCAACTCGCATTTCCCAGCGTTTAAAAAAAGAGGCCTTTCGTCTCGGCACAAAAAATGTTACCCCGCATTTTCGCTATCAACTTTCTTTTTTAGCTTAAAAAACTTAAAAAATGATGACATGGATTTTTCTCAGCCTTCTGTATGCCCCGCTGATTTTTCGCAGTCTCTTCTTTTTTCTGCACGATAATTTTTTTGGATTGCGTCTGTTGAATCGATTGGTTGGTGCTTTGGAGCTTTGGTTTGGCTGGGCGCGTGATTTTGCGGTGATCCTTTTTGCGCTATGGACATTGGGTTGGCGCGTTTACGGATGGATTAAACTAGGCGCTCCCTTTTTCTTGCCCTTTGAAATTTTATTTTTGGGATTGGCGTTTTACAGCCGGTGGTGGCGTTGGCACGGTTTAAAGCCTTTGCAGGAATTTGCCCGCCTCAATCCAAGAGTTGAACCACAGGAATTTTTTGATCATCTTTATGCCTGTTTAGGTTTTCTCCCCCATCGAGTTCCTGCCAAGGCGGAGTGTCTCGTCGATCCTTTGCATCTTCATTATGCAAAGGGAAAACCGATACAGCAGAGTGTCTGGCTCTGTTTCCGCGGCGCTTATGCCACTTTTTTATTTGGACGCCTCGCCTACAAGGCATTTCGCTGGAAGGGGTCTCATTATATTAAGAGTGTGGGGTCTGGCCTTTCGATGATTTGGGCGGTGCGTATGATACAGATGGCCCGGATGGATGTGATTGTGGAAAAAGCACCCGATCTGGCTTCAATCAAAGAGGGAAAAATTATTTATGCTTTGAGCCATAAAAGTCTGCTCGATATTGCTTTGGCGCAACTTGCTTATTTCAAGGAAAAGCCGGACGGATCAGTGACGAGTTTTATGCCCCGCATAATTGTTGCCAAGGATCACTTCAGGGACAATTTATTTTTGTACCGGATTTTGGGGATTGGTCAAACTTTGGAGGCGTGGGGAATGATTTTTGTCGACCGAAAATCAAAGCAGGAGGGGAAAGCAAAAAGAGCGGTGGACAATGTGGTGAAGAGACTTCTTCCTTCCGATATGTCATTGGCGATTTACCCGCAGGGGACAAGGGCCCGGGGGCAATTGAATCGGGATGGAACACGCTGGGACGCCGGCTATTTTTGTGTCGGCAAAAAAGAGCGTCTGAAAAAAGAGGGCGGTTATTTCAAAAAAGGAATTGCCCATATTGCGGTATCAACAGCCGGAACTTTGGCAAAATATAAATCTCGCGAAAAGGTTTGGGTGTTGCCGGTCGGAATGATTGGTTCGGGAACGGTATGTCCCAAAGGTTCTTGGAAAATTCAGACTGAAACGAAAGTAACAATCAAAATGGGTGAGCCAATTCTTGTGGATGAAACGATGACGGTTGACCGACTCACCGCAAAAATTGACGGATCTCTGCAAGAATTATTGGGAGTGGCTACTCGTCTGGAACGCCGATTCTTCATGGATCTTCGGGAAATTCTGGACCAACGCGGCGTGGATGAAGTGGCGGTGGCGATCAAACAATGGCGACAGGAAGAAATTGTTTATCTAATTCTGGATTATATTTACGCTCTGCCGCCAAAATTATGGCGGGGATTACTGACTGAACTCTCCAATCAACTCCGTCACGAAGCGACCCGCGACAATCTAGCCTGCCTCCGCAATAAAATCGCCGAACTGTTTTAACATTTGGTACCATAACATATGGTACCAGGTACCATATGTTAATCGCTTGTACGGAAATCGAGCACTTGCTGTAGCATTTTCATCATTCCTCTTTTTCTTTCCCCCCTTTAAAGCCTTCTCCAGACGGTACGCCATTCGCATTACACATAGTACCAGGTACTATATGTAACTTTGTGAAAGGAGATGGTTATGCCGCGACAACCACGAATTAAAGGAGAGGATCTTCATTATCATGTCATTTTACGTTGCAATAACAAGGAACCCCTTTTTCAGGAACACGGCGATTTTGAGCGATTACTTTTTATTCTGTATGAGGGAAAACGCAAATTTTGTTTCCGACTCTATAATTACGAAATTCTGAATTCGCATGTACATCTGATGGTATCAAACCACGGAGATTCTTTGATCGATGAAATTATGCACGACATTTGTTTGAAATATGCAAAAGATTTCAATCAGCGCCACAAACGCTCCGGACATTTTTGGGCACATCGGTACCGTAGCCGCATCATTTCGAATGACCAGCATGGTTTGGCGTGTTTGCGATATCAGCATAGGAATGCTTTGTCAGCGGGCATTGTCGCAAAGCCGGAAGATTGGCCGTGGAGTGGCTATTCTTATTATATGGGTCAGCCAAATCCTTTACTAGAATTTCATCCATCTTATTTGGCTGTGTGCGATGAGGAATACCGACGACGTCAAATTTATAAAAATCTGGTTTATACATCCATCCCCTCAGACAAGATTTCCAACTTACTTGAGAAGGGAAATGGTAAACCGACTTGTCGCTTTAATCGAATGGTTAAACAAGTCGATTTTTTGCGAAGTAACTTGATGGAGGATTACATATAGTACCTGGATTACATATAGTACCTGGATTACATATAGTACCTGGTACTATATGTAACTCTTCATTTGCGTGATTGTTGCGCTGTAATTTTTTACGCGGAAAATTCCGGAGCCGGAGACGAAGATGTTGGTGCCGGCTTTGGCGAATTCTCCGATGTTTTCTGTTTTGATGCCGCCGTCGACTTCGATGGGGGTGTTTAAATTGTTTTGTGTGAGATAGCTTTTTAGTTTCGCTATTTTTTTAAACGACCCTTCCACCAGACTTTGTCCTCCAAAACCCGGGTTGACGGTCATTACCAAAATAAAATCGGCGAGCTTGCAGAAAGGAAATATTTTTTCAATCGGTGTGGGCGGATTGATAACAGCGCCCGCTTTGCAACTCAGTTTTTTGATAGCTGGTAATAACTCCGATAGATTCGACGTTTCAATATGAACGCTGATCCAGTCAGCGCCGGCTTTGGCAAAGGGCTCGATAAATTTTTCGGGTTTCTCAATCATTAAATGACAATCGAGAGGAAGTTTTGTGATCTTGCGAATCGAAGTGACAATAGACGGTCCCATCGTCAGGTTCGGTACGAAATGACCATCCATAATGTCGATGTGAATCAAATCGGCACCCGCTTTTTCAACGGCGGTGATTTCTTCACCCAATCTTGCAAAATCGGCCGACAAAATGGAAGGGGCGATGAGTTTTTTCATTTAAGTTTTTCTCCTACCGTTACGGAGTAGCCTTTTAGAAAATCAGCGGTACTCATTCTCTTCTTCCCTTCGAGTTGGACTTCCAAGAGACAGAGTGCTCCTTTTCCACAGCGAAGAATCAATCCGTTTTTGTTGTCGAGAATTGTTCCGGGTTTTTCTTTTGAATCATTTTCCATGGGTGCCGCTTCAAAAATTTTCAGAATTTTTCCGTTTACATGACAAAAGAGGCCCGGCCATGGTGTATAGGCGCGGAGTTTGTTGTAAAGTGTTTCTGCCGATTCGTTCCAGTTAATCTGACCGTCTTCTTTTGTGATTTTGCGCGTGAGAATTATTTTTTTTGGATCTTGCGGTATCGGTTTCAGAGTTTTCTTTTCCAATCCTTCCAGTGTTTTCAAAATCAGATGGGCTCCTACTTCGGCAAGACGAGCTTCCAGACCTTCTGCGATTTCAACGGGATCAATGTCGGTTTCGCATTGCAGGTAAAGATCACCGGCATCCATTTCGGAACTCACGATCATGGTTGTTACGCCCGTTTTGGTGTCGCCGTTTAAAATGGCCGTTTGTATTGGAGATGCGCCGCGATATTTTGGGAGAAGCGAAGGGTGAAGATTGACCGCTTTGTAGCGTGTTTTGTCGATCAAAGACTGCGGTAAAAATTTTCCATAAGCCACCACCACCAACACATCGGCTTTTAAATTTAAAATTTCCTGAATAACGGTTTCCTCCTGAATTTTTGCCGGTTGCAAAAGGGGAAGCCCTAAGTCTTTCGCCAATACAGCTACCGGACAAGGGGTCATTTTGCGGCCACGTCCCGCCGGTTTATCCGGTTGTGTGACGACTCCAATAATTTTGTGCGATGAAGAGGCATGCAAAACTCTCAGAGAAGGAATGGCAAAGGTATCAGAACCAAAAAAAAGGATTTTCATCTTAAAAGATAACCTCGTCGTGTTTCTTGCTTTCCGGAGGAAGGTGTTTTTTTATTTTTTCCAGATAGAGATTTCTTTTGAGCCGGCTGGATTTATCGATAATGAGTTTTCCGTCGAGATGATCAATTTCATGTTGCAGGCAGACAGCCAGAAGGTCTTCGCCCTCAATCCGGATTAGTGATCCTTGTTTATCAAGGGCCTCGACTGTTACCTTCTTGGAGCGCTCCATTTTTTGTGAAAAATCAGGAATGCTGAGACAGCCCTCTTCCCACTCAATTTTTCCTTCGCGGTGAATGATTTTGGGATTTATGAGTTGAAAAAGTTCTCCCTCTCCCTTTTTGTCTTTCCATTTTGTGTCGAGCACAATCACCCGCAAAAGCTGACTCACCTGCGGTGCGGCAAGACCAATACCGGGTGCGGCGTACATGGTTTCCGCCATGTCATCCAAAAGTTTTTGGATTTCTTTCGAAACTTTTTCAACCGGTTTGCAGACTGTTTGCAAGCCGGGATCCGGATAGGTGATGATTTTTAAAATACTCATTTTGAGGGCCTTAAGAAACTACATCAGATTAAGGCAGTCAACATCAATTTGGATCTGGACTCCGGCGGGGAGCATTTCTTTGGATTGTGTCTGAGCCTGTCGCAGTAACCAAAGCAATTCCTTCACTTTGAAAGCTTTGATTAAAATCTGCCAGCGATGTTTGCCGCGCACTTTCGCCAGCGGGGATTTCACAGGACCCATGATGACGGGTGGATCCTTCTCCCACTTTTTTCTGCCCAAAAAATTTTTAAGATTTAAAGCTCCTTTTTTTACTTTATCCCCGTCACTCCCCTGCAGGCGGATTTGCGCGAGTCTGGAGAAAGGGGGGTAACAAAGGCTTTCGCGTTGTTGGAGTTCTTCTTCCGCAAAGCGTTTGAAGTCGTGTTGACGGGTGCATTGAAGGGCGAAATGTTCCGGCTGAAATGTTTGAATGAGAACTTTCCCCGGTTTGTCTCCACGGCCTGAGCGGCCTGCCACTTGCGTTAGAAGTTGAAAGGTTCTTTCGGAAGACCGGAAGTCTGGCAGAAAGAGCGATTGGTCGGCCAGAATCACCCCCACCAATGTGACATTCGGAAAGTCGTGACCCTTCGCCACAATTTGTGTCCCCAATAAAATATCGACTTCTCCCTTTTTCATTTGATGCAACACCTCATGGCGATGCTCTCTTTTTCCCGCGGTGTCACGGTCGAGACGGACAATCCTCGCAGTCGGGAAAAGATTTTTTAATTCTTCTTCCAGCATTTCAGTTCCTTCCCCCAAAAGTTTGAGAGCACTGCTTTGGCATTCGGGGCATTTTTCAGGAAGGCGCGTGTGATAATCGCAATAGTGACAAACAAGAGACGGAGGATATTTGTGATAGGTTAGAGAGATGGCGCAATTTTTACATTTCAAAACATGTCCACAATCCTGACAGAGTAAAAAGTTGGCAAAACCGCGGCGGTCTAAAAAAAGAAGAGATTGTTCTCCGCGATATAAATTTTCAGAGATGGCCGCTTTCAAAGTGGGTGAGAGTGTTTTCGAATCAGGCGCCAATTTTTCTTGCTTGAGATCAATGAGTTGAACTTCGGGAAGTGTCGCTCCGGTGGCCCTTTCCGGAAGAGCGATATATTCGTATTTCCCTCTTTTGGTGTTGTAAAAAGTTTCGAGCGAGGGAGTTGCAGACCCCAGCACCACAACAGCCTTCTCCAACTTCGCGCGCAAAATCGCCGCATCACGGGCGTTGTAGTAAAATCCCCCTTCGGTTTGTTTGTAAGAAGGATCATGTTCTTCATCGATGATGATGGCGCCCAAATTTTTGAAAGGGGCAAACAGGGCGGAGCGTGTACCGACCGCCACTTTGACGCTTCCTTCCCGCATTTTCTCCCAATAGATTTGTCGCCATGTATCACTCAAACCGCTGTGATAAATGGCAACATTCGATTGGAGGCGGCTTTGTACTCTGCCAATCAACTGTGGCGTCAGACCAATTTCGGGAACGAGCAGAATTGCTTCTTTTCCGGATTCGAGAACTTTATTTAAAAATTGCAGATAAACTTCCGTTTTGCCGGAACCGGTAATGCCATGAAGTAAGATCGGCTGAGATGGATTTTGAAAAGCACTTTTTATAGGGGCTCGCGTCGCCCCCTCCGCCGGCAAAGCCGTCGGAGCCTCCCCCTCACGCGAGCAAAGCTCGCTAAAACTTTGAAATCTATCAATCAATTTTTGGAGCGCCTCTTTTTGTCCCTCCATCAATTGTAGAGGTTCGGCTTGATGAAAAATGGAATGTTCTTCTTCTTTGAGACGCGGTTTGGTTTGCGAAGGAGTTTTTACCTGTGTGAGACGAGTGGGAAGAGCGGCGCGGCAAATTTCTCCCAGCGGTGCCAAATAATAATCGGAGAGCCATTGCAAAAGTTCGAGCATCTTTTCCGAAAAAACAGGAGTTTCATCTTTTACCTCCAGAATTTCTTTGAGTTTGTCGGCTGAAAAATCAGAAGGAGGTTGATCGGAAAGTGCGATGCAAAATCCAAGGACTTGTTTGCGCCTGAAAGGAACCACAACCCGTGCGCCCTGTTTGATCTGATTTTGCAGAGCAGAAGGAATGCGATAAGTAAAAAGCTGATTAAGCGGTGTAGCCACCGCAACTTGGGCGTAGGAAAATGATATCATTCTGAGTCCTTCATCATGTCATTCCGGAATTTTTGCTACAGCAAAAATATCCGGAATCCAGAATGATAAAACTGGATTCCCGCTTTCGCGGGAATGACAACAACAGGTCAAATTTAATTTATTACTGCATTAGAGACTCTTCGTTTCCCCCGGCTTAAATTCAGTAACTTTGGTGGTGCTTTCCGTCAACAGTTCTTTCAGCGCGGCATCTTACGAACACCCCATCGAGTTGCCGCAGTTGACACAGCGGTAACAACTTCCGTTGCGCACTGTTACGTGTCCGCAGGCATCGCAGAATGGGGCATCTCCCATCATTGTTGAAAGATGTTCGTTCATCACGGAATTCTGAGGTTGTGGTGTGATTACTTTTAACTGCGGTTTTTCCGGTTTTTTGTTCTTAGTCAATGGTCCATTGTCCATAGTCCTTTTTTCTATTTGCATCATCACATCTTCATCTTTGTTTGGCTTCACTTGAACAAAATCGGTTCGTCCCAGATATTCCATCCCCAACAATCGGAAGATGAAATCAATAACAGAGGTTGCCATTTTGATATTGGGATGGTCGACAGTGCCTTGCGGTTCGAATCGCGTGAAGGTGAAACACTGAACGTATTCTTCGAGCGGCACTCCATATTGAAGTCCCAGAGAGACCGCAATCGCAAAACAGTTCATGATACTTCGAAAAGAGGCTCCTTCTTTGTGCATGTCGATGAAGAGTTCTCCCAAAGTACCGTCTTCATATTCGCCGGTTCTCAAATAAACTTTGTGACCGCCGATGCGCGCCTCTTGCGTAAACCCGCGGCGTTTTTTCGAAAGACGATGACGTTTTAATGTGGGTTGTTGTTGCGCCGCCAAGGCTGTTTCCGTCGCGGTTTCCTTCTGCTTATCGTTCGTTGCGTTGAGAGGTTGCGAAAGTTTGCAACCATCGCGATAAAGTGCAACGGATTTCAATCCCAGTTTCCATGTTTCCACGTAGAGTTTTTCGATATCCTCCACGGTTGTTTCATTGGGAAGATTGATTGTCTTCGAAATGGCGCCGCTGATGAATTTTTGGGCGGAGGACATCATCCGAATATGAGACATGGGCGCCAGATAGCGCTTGCCCAGACCGCCGCATTTGTTGGCGCAATCAAAAATGGGAAGGTGCTCTTTGCAAAGATGCGGTGCGCCTTCAATCGTCATCCGTCCGCAGATAACCAATGAAGCTTCCTCAATCTGTGGATCGGAAAATCCCAGCGCCTTAAGAAGATTGAAACCGGGTTTGTTGTATTGATCTTCGGTAAATCCAAAACGCCCCATGGTTTCTTTTCCAAGCGTGTGTGTGGAAAAGGCCTGTGTTAACTCAAACGAACCCGGAAGAACTCTTTCCACTTTTTCAAGATCATCCTTGTTGAAACCTTTTGCGCGCAATACTTCCTCCCGAATGTGAGGAGCCTTTTTAAGAGAAGAGGTGCCAAGAATATAAGTGATGATCTCTTTGCTTTGCGATTCGGTGTAACCAAGATGCTTCAGGGCTTTGGGGATACTCTGATTGACGATTTTGAAATAACCACCGCCGGCCAATTTTTTAAATTTCACGAGTGCAAAGTCGGGTTCAATACCGGTGGTGTCGCAATCCATCAAAAGTCCGATGGTGTTATGGCTTAAAAAACCATTGGCGGTGTATGTTACGTTGGCAGGAACGGAAAGATCATAGGTCGGTTGTTCTCCCCCATCCTCGTTTGTTTCAACGGTGTCATAAAAAAATCCAAGGGCTTCACGGATTCGCGCGTCCTTGGTGTCATCATAAAGCATTTGGGCGCGGTGTCTTGCAATTCCTCCATGGCGTTTGAGCGAAAGTTGGACTGCGTTATAATGAATACTGCGATTGTCTCCAACTGCCATTTTCAAAATGCCCTCGTCCAAATAAACAATATCTTTTCTGGCCGCTTGAACATAGTCTGCGGTGTCTACTGCCCCCCTTTTTCTTTTGCTGATGAACCCGATTTCTTCAAGAAAAGAGGCATGGTATGACTTGTTTCGCAGACGGAGGACATACAAATCCGATTCTCCCCAGCCCGTCCGGTCCATTTTGGTCATTGTCGGAAAACCAAGCGTTAGCAGAAGAGATTTTACCTCATCTGAAAATGTTCTTGTTGTGGAAGACCAGTGGGGAATTCCGACAGTGACAGTTCCATCGGCTTCAAATAAGCCCCGCAAAAAGGCCTGATAAATTTTTCGATCATTGCTATGCAGGATGGCATCCGGAACAAAAGGGGTAAGGCCTTTTCCCTTGTGGCCTTCCGGTCTCACCTTTGAAAAACCGCAAGCCTCCCACCAAATAGTCAGAGGAACAGAATGGATGGCTATTTCTGTATAGCCCTTCTTTTTACTAATGGCGGGCTCCAGATGAAAGAGAATCTTAGAAAGATATCGCAATCTTTCCAAAACATCCAGATCCCCTTCTGTTACGCACAAGCGTAGCCCTTTGCCATGCAATGATCCGTCCCCCATAAAATAACCGACCAACTCGGACAAATCGGAATTCATGTGTCTTGGAACGATTGTTTCAAAATCGGCATTCCAATGTAAATCTCCCAGAGGAGGCAACGAAACTTCTTTGGATTTTCCAATCATCTGATCCAAAGCCATGGGAACAATGTCTCCCTGTGTGATATCTGCAAAACGTTTCCAAATCCATTCTCCCGTCTGCTTATCAACAACGCGGATTCGATGAATGAGCGTTCCCTGAATTTCATATCCGCATTTGGTTCTGATGCGCCGTGTTTGCGCGATGCCGTTCACATAAAATTTTGTTGCTTCTTGAGGACCTTCATCGGTGAACACCTTCAGCGAAACATCCTGCCATTGTGTTCCTTCGGGATTTCCCAAAGTTTTAAGGCGGACCAAACCACGGTCCGTTGTGACCAAAGAATTTCCTACAAGACAGCCGGTCGGAGCCAAAACAGTGGCTTGAGCATTTCGGTAACCGTATTTTTCGCCCACCTCCAAACAACGGTCCCAGTCTGCAAGCGCGGCTTCACGCAAATAGCTGGGGCATTTTTCTTTTTCGATATCGTTGGCCGCGGCCTTGTGCATCTTCATTACTTCGAGCATCGATTGGCGATTTTTTGCGAACCCCGGGAAAGCCCCTTTGTGAGCGGCAATCTCGGCGGAGGTTGTGTAGGCATGACCCGTCATGATGGAGGTGAGTGACGCGCAAATGTTTCTTGCTTCGTCGCTGTCATAGGGAAGTCCCATAATCATGAGGAGTGTTCCCAAATTAGCGTAACCCAGACCCAGCGGGCGATAGTCGTGACTATTTTGCCCGATAGTTTGTGTCGGGTAGGCACAGAAGTCGACCAGAATTTCCTGCGCGATGAAGAAAATTTTGCAAGCGTGACGGTATTTTTCGACATCAAAAGTGCGTGTTTCTTCATTGTAAAATTTTACAAGATTGAGACTCGCCAAGTTGCAGGCGGTATCGTCGAGGCACATAAATTCGCTACACGGATTACTGGCGTTGATTCGGCCGGAATTTTTTGCGGTATGCCATTTGTTGATTGTCGTGTCGAATTGAACGCCCGGGTCGGCGCACATCCACGCGGCAGAGGCAATTTTTTTCATCAGATCGCGTGCTTTGAAAGTATCGCAGACTTCACCGGTGGTGCGGAATTTGGTTTTCCATTCTCCATCATTAAGATAGGCATACATAAAATCGTCGGGAAGACGGACAGAGTTGTTGGAATTTTGTCCCGAAACGGTTTTGTAGGCTTCACCGTTAAAGTCGGCATCATAACCCGCGGCGATAATGGCGCGCGCCTTCTTTTCTTCGCGCACTTTCCATTCGATAAAGTCGACAATTTCGGGATGGTCGGCATTCAAGCAGACCATCTTGGCGGCACGGCGTGTGGTGCCACCAGACTTGGTGGCACCCGCACCGCGATCCAACACTTCGAGGAAGGACATAAGACCCGAAGAAGTTCCGCCGCCGGAAAGTTTTTCCTGCCGGCCACGCAGTGAAGAAAAATTTGTTCCGGTTCCGGAACCATATTTGAAAAGTCGCGCTTCCGATTTGGCCAAATCAAAAATCGACATCAAATCATCACCGACGGATTGAATGAAGCACGCCGCGCATTGCGGGTGTTGGTAGGCATTTGCGGTTAATTCAACCGCATTGCTCTCTGGATTCCATGACCAGTTTCCACCTTGACCTTCAATATTATAGGAATGATAAAGACCGCAGTTAAACCAGACGGGGGAATTGAAAGCGCCATATTGGTGAACCAGAAAAAATTTCAATTCGTCTTCAAAATTTTGCGCGTCTTCTGATGTGGCAAAATAACCGCCGAGTTCTTCGCCGGCTTTGCGAATTGTTTCGGCAATGCGACGGACAACTTGTCTCGCCGATGTTTCGTGACCCACACCCGGAACACCTTTTTTGCGAAAATATTTTGAAACCAAAATATCGGTGGCTAATTGAGACCAACCTTCCGGCACTTCGCAATCATCCATTTTAAAAACAACCGATCCGTCGGTGTTGGCAATCAACGAAGCACGTTTGACGTATTTTACAGAATCCAGCGGATCGACGCCTTTTTTTGTGAAAAAACGTTCTACCGAAACTCCCTTCGGAATCGGGTGTAAATCTTCTTTTGCGGTATTGATGGTGGTTACTACGGGTGTTTCAAGCGATGTTGACACAAAGGCCCCCTTAAAAAAATGTTAAAATTTAAAAAATTTGAATCATTTCAAAATGTTAGAGTGGAAAATGATTTTTTATCCCCATCTTTATCCACAACATCTAGTATGTGTGCCAAGTTTAGACCACAATATATTGAGGTGTCAAAACAATTTTCGGCGATTTTTCTGTCTTTTTTTAACTCTTCTTCACGCAATTTCTTGCCTTTCTTAAAAAGGTGAGTGAATTAGAGAGCTTAAATTATGCAACACTATCTTCTTCATTACAGTGAAATCGCCCTCAAATTTCGAAACCGTTTTTTTTTCGAAAAAGCTTTGATGGATAGCATCACCAGCCGTTTCAAGGATATCGCGCCATGCAAGCTTCACCGTCTTCAGGGACGCTTCTGGCTTGAATTTAAGGTCTCCCCTGATCCGCAAATTGTGTCTTCCGTGCTTGGCAAAATTTTTGGACTGGCGAACTTCATTCCCTGTAGCAGGGCGGGGGCCTCTCTCGAAGAACTCAAACAGAATTTGGATCGGGAGTTGGAAGGGGAAAAATTTTCCAGTTTTGCAGTCCGTGCGAAAAGAGCAGACAAAACATTTCCGGTCAGTTCTCAATATGTGAATGAGGAGATTGGACATTTTGTT
Proteins encoded:
- the priA gene encoding primosomal protein N', translated to MISFSYAQVAVATPLNQLFTYRIPSALQNQIKQGARVVVPFRRKQVLGFCIALSDQPPSDFSADKLKEILEVKDETPVFSEKMLELLQWLSDYYLAPLGEICRAALPTRLTQVKTPSQTKPRLKEEEHSIFHQAEPLQLMEGQKEALQKLIDRFQSFSELCSREGEAPTALPAEGATRAPIKSAFQNPSQPILLHGITGSGKTEVYLQFLNKVLESGKEAILLVPEIGLTPQLIGRVQSRLQSNVAIYHSGLSDTWRQIYWEKMREGSVKVAVGTRSALFAPFKNLGAIIIDEEHDPSYKQTEGGFYYNARDAAILRAKLEKAVVVLGSATPSLETFYNTKRGKYEYIALPERATGATLPEVQLIDLKQEKLAPDSKTLSPTLKAAISENLYRGEQSLLFLDRRGFANFLLCQDCGHVLKCKNCAISLTYHKYPPSLVCHYCDYHTRLPEKCPECQSSALKLLGEGTEMLEEELKNLFPTARIVRLDRDTAGKREHRHEVLHQMKKGEVDILLGTQIVAKGHDFPNVTLVGVILADQSLFLPDFRSSERTFQLLTQVAGRSGRGDKPGKVLIQTFQPEHFALQCTRQHDFKRFAEEELQQRESLCYPPFSRLAQIRLQGSDGDKVKKGALNLKNFLGRKKWEKDPPVIMGPVKSPLAKVRGKHRWQILIKAFKVKELLWLLRQAQTQSKEMLPAGVQIQIDVDCLNLM